The following are encoded together in the Panicum virgatum strain AP13 chromosome 6K, P.virgatum_v5, whole genome shotgun sequence genome:
- the LOC120713359 gene encoding serine/threonine-protein kinase prp4-like — MAMADDGGRWCPSQSPPASPANYKRRRFPDDVRSDASPERHKRHHRYADSAVEEGEVLGAGGAATAMDVDADSANRYSRGRYTERRSYYSRSHSSGSLRGRGESPERERQSGSSRRGDHARRRNSDTEYRHGRIDSSHEVRGRVSNSASHRDSATSSKCRSSDVYKVKPRSEEKDGHDISHKRQRSEEVKDKSASKVEEQGECQEKIVEPKIAVQEHADEKFEMESRRTEAALPKSSDQKQMQKMQQVECVPCCNVDGHKTGHLKDKNEENSSITKVGKPPARIDISISTGALANKTERPAVMISSAIATGRPRSGIQKSGKEDLHTERNVHPDNWDDAEGYYAYRLGEVLGGRYEITAAHGKGVFSRVVRATDHKAGKGDPEKVAIKIIRNNDTMYRSGKQEVAILETLTSADREDKRHCVRFISSFRYRNHLCLVLESLHMNLREVLKKFGRNIGLKLTVVRIYAKQIFIALKHLKDCKVLHCDIKPDNILVNQAKNVLKLCDFGNAMLAGKNEVTPYLVSRFYRAPEIILGLPYDHPLDMWSVGCCLYELCTGKVLFPGESNNDMLRLHMELKGPFPKKMLRKGAFTMQHFNRDLNFQVTDKDPVTNKQVVRRLIFNFKPKGIGSCISGIPGEDKKTVSSFRDLLDKIFSLEPAKRLTVEEALLHPFITGK, encoded by the coding sequence ATGGCAATGGCCGACGACGGAGGGCGCTGGTGCCCGTCACAGAGCCCGCCTGCCTCCCCGGCTAACTACAagcgccgccgcttccccgACGACGTCCGGTCTGACGCCTCCCCAGAGCGCCACAAGCGCCACCACCGTTACGCCGACTCGGCGGTAGAAGAAGGGGAGGTActcggcgccggcggtgctGCTACTGCTATGGATGTCGATGCTGATTCTGCGAACAGATACAGCAGGGGAAGGTATACAGAAAGAAGAAGCTACTACAGTAGATCGCACTCAAGCGGAAGTTTGCGCGGCCGTGGCGAAAGCCCGGAGAGGGAAAGGCAGAGTGGCAGTTCCAGGCGTGGTGATCATGCGAGGAGGAGAAACTCTGATACTGAGTATCGGCATGGCAGGATAGACAGTTCGCACGAAGTACGCGGCAGAGTTAGCAACAGCGCTAGCCACAGGGATTCTGCAACAAGCTCAAAATGCAGAAGTTCTGATGTCTACAAGGTGAAGCCAAGGTCCGAGGAAAAAGATGGACATGATATTAGCCATAAAAGGCAGAGGTCCGAAGAGGTGAAGGACAAGTCTGCTTCCAAGGTGGAAGAACAAGGGGAGTGCCAGGAGAAAATTGTCGAACCGAAGATAGCAGTTCAGGAACACGCTGATGAAAAGTTTGAGATGGAAAGCCGGAGGACAGAAGCTGCCTTGCCCAAGTCTAGCGATCAGAAACAAATGCAGAAGATGCAGCAGGTGGAATGCGTACCATGTTGCAATGTTGATGGGCACAAAACAGGACATCTGAAAGACAAGAATGAGGAGAACAGTTCTATCACCAAAGTGGGAAAGCCTCCTGCTCGCATTGATATTTCAATTAGCACGGGAGCACTTGCAAACAAGACTGAGAGACCAGCAGTTATGATTTCAAGTGCCATTGCTACTGGACGACCACGGTCTGGAATTCAAAAATCTGGAAAGGAGGATTTGCACACAGAGAGAAATGTTCACCCTGACAACTGGGATGATGCAGAGGGGTACTACGCTTACCGGTTGGGGGAGGTTCTGGGTGGCCGGTATGAGATCACAGCGGCACATGGGAAGGGTGTGTTCTCAAGAGTCGTCCGGGCAACAGATCACAAAGCTGGGAAAGGTGATCCTGAGAAAGTTGCAATTAAAATTATTCGCAACAATGATACGATGTACAGGTCTGGTAAGCAAGAGGTTGCGATCTTGGAAACGCTAACAAGCGCAGACCGTGAGGACAAGCGCCACTGCGTGCggttcatctctagcttcaGGTACCGGAACCATCTCTGCCTAGTTCTTGAATCTCTCCACATGAATCTTCGTGAGGTGCTGAAGAAATTTGGTCGTAACATCGGGCTTAAACTGACCGTGGTGAGGATATACGCAAAGCAGATTTTCATCGCCCTGAAGCACTTGAAGGATTGCAAAGTTTTGCACTGTGATATAAAACCTGACAATATCTTGGTGAACCAGGCTAAGAATGTGCTCAAGCTGTGTGATTTCGGCAACGCTATGCTTGCGGGAAAGAACGAGGTTACACCTTATCTTGTCAGTCGTTTCTATCGGGCACCAGAGATTATTCTTGGCTTGCCCTATGACCACCCATTGGACATGTGGTCGGTTGGTTGCTGTCTATATGAGCTTTGCACAGGGAAAGTCTTATTCCCTGGAGAATCAAACAATGATATGCTTCGGCTTCATATGGAGTTGAAGGGGCCCTTCCCTAAGAAGATGCTTCGTAAGGGTGCCTTTACGATGCAACACTTCAACCGAGATCTGAATTTTCAAGTCACCGACAAGGATCCTGTGACCAACAAGCAGGTTGTGAGAAGGTTAATATTTAACTTTAAACCAAAAGGCATTGGTTCTTGTATTTCAGGCATTCCTGGAGAGGATAAAAAAACGGTATCCAGTTTCAGAGACCTCCTTGATAAAATATTTTCCTTGGAACCAGCAAAGAGGTTAACTGTAGAAGAAGCACTTCTCCATCCTTTTATCACTGGCAAGTGA